Proteins co-encoded in one Acidobacteriota bacterium genomic window:
- a CDS encoding carboxypeptidase regulatory-like domain-containing protein → MVTPSGIALRNARVSIIDAQGVRRTTTTSSFGIFSFTNVPSGETLTFSIGSRRYRFTPRILQIVGDITLPDFVGLE, encoded by the coding sequence GTGGTAACCCCGTCTGGAATAGCTCTGCGGAACGCACGGGTTTCGATCATAGATGCTCAGGGTGTTCGCCGAACGACTACGACGAGTTCGTTTGGCATATTCTCGTTTACGAATGTACCGAGCGGAGAAACGTTAACATTCTCGATCGGATCGAGACGCTATCGCTTCACGCCCCGAATCCTGCAGATCGTTGGCGATATAACGCTTCCCGATTTTGTCGGCCTCGAATGA
- a CDS encoding SBBP repeat-containing protein, translating into MLKQIKSYKTVLTYTLAAGIICLAAFAIPMSWQRITASSAGIVQKPADDAVLSPSATNGKIVFSSGRAPGTASNLKVHTMNADGSDVSCLMCLDSRIGRLPAISPDGSKIAYVDTASPTSIRVMDANGGNDRVLTTGSSPAWSPQSDRILFTRSVSTPTPHNELFIISANGGTEIPLNTSTSHNNVLPAWSIVTPAFPDGRIAFRTSRDGNSEIYVIAPTAGQTFQTAAQINVTNNPATDSDPAWSPDGTKLVFQSDRYQTGALGEIYTMAMDPNPGTVTRLTNDGPSPNGFQDSSPVWSPDGTKIAYVSFRSNFEIIVINAVTGAPIEPPVGGNITNNAAIDFDVDWAPGTANSRVIRAVDVSGTAGQQVVVSFELNSLGDEAAASFTVNFEPTKLSNPVATIGSGAPSGAQVGTNISEAASGRVGVLVDSATAFTAGNRQMFTLRFNVASSATAGASAITFGNTPTAQSVTSALGALLPTTYTPGNVNITAATVTNGKIAYQQGGRASSSIYTITPGSGISTGLRRGFHPAYSPDGTTIAFTDNTAGPTDGFLMLMNANGTNVRQLATPRQGFTPTWSPDGSRLAFIRGDFNSVGDNGKGQLYIIDMTQGNEGGSEVLIPTGTRSISKPSWGATNRIVAACYDPFGTSGTDPKGVCVTGPIPPSQDIPANPPTFTLISGQNTNDREATWSPNGSRVAFISTRDYPMFNASEIYSANPDGSSPTRLSNTVDFKSQPTWSPDGTKIAYSRGGSQGSTNAVLRSVNADGSNPTTPAIITNFGSGDVFPNWGALSTTPTPTPTPTPTPTPAGIDLSMDSMNDDSDPVAVGSNYNYQFSLRNLSITAATGVKIVFDPIPTNIRVHPIMLNCSMAADRRVTCTFGNIAAGAVSSPSVTFIAEQEGFISVRATVSANETDPTTSNNSRTETTAILLPVDLAVLNVVAIDPVTVGDTYSYTVQARNNSTTTPATGVKLVFGPIPTNVHLRPGYYPCTVGSDRKIECPTANLDPGAIRSVSVPFVADTAGTIVVPVTISSAVPESPSTISDNSQSATTHINGPPAPPCTFNIDPADISFGASSNTATVNVTQTSSGPPCPWRVQTNPSFGGDFLTVVSGSNGSGTGSFTFGVAANTSGFTRSGEVMLIDTGADRLASRVFVDQLTTDGSCTYKISPKTAFFDIPGGEGTFDVIAPAGCTWTAEESNPLSWLTIVGPSSGTGTGVVRYTITPNDGQYHAWRVGSIIIKEIAHSISQTDGSDCPQNNMNQTALSSASEDSPVQKGMLNLDETRAFRDQVLSKTARGQQYTQDYYEYAGEITRMLVFNPRLFYRSKEALLRYQPVVGSVLTREQAKADLKQRGETADQTALEATVVNDAELDDIDELLASLASEASAQLRQKIDNARRDIRDPQVHAEFGIRIAHGDKRALPDEGGRLTRVLGALSTLNFGAAVQYLNPFGSSPTVAEIARGDRSTPSRPPLTGDAYGQIPLSFEANRGQIDPQVKYLSRGIGYSLYLTRDEAVIAMGEQPRVNGKAELSKVVADLSSSRASASSTTLRMGLKGANRAPRVDAIGEMSVKSNYFIGNDPANWQTGIANYSAVEYKQIYKGVDLVYYGNQQQLEYDFKVAPGADPRQIAMGFSGADKVELSDSGDLLLHTDGREVRMRAPVTYQEKGGVRQEITSRYILTQSSNPEVQGPGSATVGFEVGAYDTKRPLVIDPVLVYSTYLGGSGDDSANSITVDSAGNAYVIGYTDSTNFPLAGAMQTTYGGNPQDIFVSKLNPAGTALVYSTYIGGSGQDNGSDIAVDVAGNAYITGFTGSTNFPTANALQPGRTGLFNAFVAKLDPTGSQLIYSTYFGGTVGEQGSCIAVDAAGNAYVAGVASSPDFPKLNAFQSQYGGDLADGFVTKFSPDGGQILYSTYLGGSGNDGVTGIAVDTTGNAYVTGVTYSTNFPTANPVQGTYRGGSFDAFVTKLNPTGSALVYSTYRGGSDEDRGYRIAVDGSGNAYLAGHTLSADFPTTAALQPTLGGASDAFVSKFAPSGAVTYSTFLGGSGDDGATGIAISPAGDAYLTGFTSSTNFPLAEPSQAIYGGGLFDAFVSRLNPAGSALTYSTYLGGGGYDTGFDIAVDAVGSSYVFGRTASANFPTIGLPTN; encoded by the coding sequence ATGCTCAAACAAATAAAAAGCTACAAAACCGTTCTTACATACACCTTAGCAGCCGGGATCATCTGTCTCGCCGCGTTTGCGATCCCGATGAGTTGGCAACGAATCACGGCATCGAGTGCCGGCATTGTGCAAAAGCCGGCGGACGACGCAGTCCTATCACCGTCTGCAACTAACGGCAAGATCGTTTTCTCAAGCGGCCGAGCTCCCGGCACCGCGAGCAATCTCAAAGTCCATACGATGAACGCGGATGGCAGCGATGTCAGCTGCCTGATGTGCCTTGATTCGCGTATAGGGCGGCTGCCGGCGATCTCGCCGGATGGCAGCAAGATCGCATATGTGGACACCGCAAGTCCGACCTCGATACGCGTGATGGACGCAAACGGAGGCAACGACCGTGTCCTGACAACGGGTTCGTCACCTGCTTGGTCGCCTCAGAGCGACCGGATCTTATTTACTCGGAGTGTTTCAACGCCAACTCCACATAACGAGCTTTTTATCATCAGTGCCAATGGTGGCACCGAAATCCCGCTCAATACTTCAACGAGCCACAATAATGTGCTGCCGGCCTGGAGTATCGTGACGCCCGCATTCCCTGACGGACGTATTGCATTCCGGACTTCTCGCGACGGAAATTCAGAGATCTACGTAATTGCCCCAACCGCCGGCCAAACTTTCCAAACCGCGGCCCAGATCAACGTTACAAATAATCCGGCAACTGATTCCGACCCAGCATGGTCACCCGACGGCACCAAACTGGTGTTTCAGAGCGACCGCTATCAAACCGGGGCTCTGGGAGAGATATACACGATGGCAATGGACCCCAACCCGGGAACAGTCACGCGATTGACAAACGATGGACCATCGCCCAACGGATTCCAGGACTCGAGTCCGGTGTGGTCGCCCGACGGCACGAAGATCGCCTACGTCAGCTTTAGGAGTAATTTTGAGATCATCGTCATTAATGCAGTTACCGGAGCCCCGATCGAACCGCCGGTGGGCGGCAATATCACGAACAACGCGGCCATCGATTTTGATGTCGACTGGGCACCAGGCACTGCCAACAGCCGCGTGATCCGCGCCGTCGATGTGTCAGGCACTGCCGGGCAGCAGGTTGTCGTTTCGTTCGAGCTAAACTCGCTCGGTGACGAAGCCGCTGCATCTTTCACGGTAAATTTCGAGCCGACTAAGCTTTCTAACCCAGTCGCGACCATCGGCAGTGGAGCCCCGTCCGGAGCGCAGGTCGGGACCAATATCAGCGAGGCTGCGAGCGGCAGGGTCGGCGTTCTGGTCGATTCGGCAACCGCCTTCACAGCCGGAAATCGCCAAATGTTTACCCTGAGATTTAATGTGGCATCGAGCGCGACGGCGGGCGCCTCTGCCATCACTTTCGGGAATACACCAACTGCTCAGTCAGTCACAAGCGCACTCGGTGCTCTGCTTCCGACAACCTATACTCCTGGCAACGTCAATATAACCGCTGCGACGGTGACGAACGGCAAGATCGCTTATCAGCAAGGCGGACGGGCTTCATCGAGCATCTATACGATCACGCCGGGCTCGGGCATATCTACGGGACTGCGCCGCGGTTTTCATCCGGCTTACTCGCCGGACGGGACAACAATAGCGTTTACGGACAATACGGCGGGTCCAACTGACGGCTTCCTGATGCTGATGAACGCCAACGGCACTAACGTCCGTCAGCTCGCGACTCCGCGCCAGGGCTTCACGCCTACGTGGTCACCCGACGGATCGCGACTAGCGTTTATTCGCGGAGATTTCAATAGTGTCGGCGATAACGGCAAGGGACAGCTCTATATCATTGACATGACCCAAGGCAACGAAGGCGGGAGCGAAGTTTTGATCCCGACGGGAACCCGGTCGATCTCGAAGCCGTCGTGGGGCGCGACAAACCGTATCGTTGCCGCTTGCTACGATCCGTTTGGAACCAGCGGTACCGATCCTAAAGGAGTGTGCGTCACGGGCCCGATTCCGCCATCCCAAGACATACCGGCTAATCCGCCGACGTTTACCCTGATCTCCGGGCAGAATACCAACGACCGCGAGGCAACTTGGTCTCCTAACGGTAGTCGGGTAGCCTTCATAAGTACGCGCGATTACCCTATGTTCAACGCGTCCGAGATCTATTCCGCAAATCCGGACGGCTCGAGCCCGACGCGGCTGAGTAACACTGTCGACTTCAAATCGCAGCCCACGTGGTCGCCCGACGGCACAAAGATCGCCTACTCCCGCGGCGGTTCGCAGGGCTCAACCAACGCCGTCCTACGCAGCGTCAACGCCGACGGCAGCAACCCAACCACTCCCGCCATCATCACAAACTTCGGCTCCGGCGACGTATTCCCGAACTGGGGAGCCCTTTCAACGACTCCAACGCCAACGCCGACACCGACGCCGACACCGACGCCTGCTGGTATAGATTTGTCGATGGACTCGATGAACGACGATTCTGATCCGGTTGCGGTCGGTAGCAACTACAATTACCAGTTCTCGCTTCGCAATCTGAGTATCACTGCGGCTACGGGTGTAAAGATCGTTTTCGATCCGATTCCTACCAATATACGAGTTCATCCCATCATGTTGAATTGCAGCATGGCAGCCGATCGTAGGGTAACTTGCACATTCGGTAATATCGCGGCAGGTGCAGTGAGTTCGCCGAGCGTCACCTTTATAGCCGAGCAGGAGGGCTTTATCTCCGTAAGAGCGACGGTTTCGGCGAACGAAACCGATCCGACGACCTCTAACAACAGCCGAACCGAGACAACAGCCATTTTGCTCCCGGTGGACCTCGCGGTCTTGAACGTCGTAGCTATCGACCCAGTCACCGTAGGCGACACATATTCATACACGGTCCAGGCGCGGAACAACTCTACGACCACTCCCGCAACAGGCGTAAAACTTGTATTTGGTCCGATTCCGACAAACGTACATTTGCGGCCGGGATATTACCCGTGCACGGTGGGTTCAGATCGGAAGATCGAATGTCCAACAGCGAATCTGGATCCGGGTGCGATCAGGAGCGTGTCGGTCCCATTTGTCGCCGACACGGCAGGGACGATCGTAGTCCCGGTGACGATCAGCTCGGCTGTGCCGGAAAGCCCGTCCACGATCAGTGATAATTCACAATCGGCTACGACGCATATCAATGGTCCGCCAGCCCCTCCGTGTACGTTCAATATCGACCCCGCGGACATATCGTTTGGAGCGAGCTCCAACACCGCAACTGTTAACGTAACTCAAACATCAAGCGGACCGCCGTGTCCGTGGCGTGTTCAGACCAACCCGTCATTCGGCGGAGATTTTCTAACCGTAGTCTCCGGTTCGAACGGCAGCGGGACCGGAAGCTTCACATTTGGTGTTGCCGCGAATACTTCCGGATTCACAAGGAGTGGCGAGGTCATGCTGATCGATACAGGCGCCGACCGTTTAGCGTCGAGGGTCTTTGTAGATCAACTTACAACCGATGGAAGCTGCACATACAAGATCTCGCCAAAGACAGCGTTCTTCGACATTCCGGGTGGTGAAGGCACCTTTGATGTGATTGCTCCCGCCGGGTGCACCTGGACAGCGGAAGAATCCAATCCGCTATCATGGCTAACCATCGTTGGACCGAGCAGCGGCACCGGAACCGGCGTTGTCCGATATACGATAACCCCCAATGACGGCCAATACCACGCCTGGCGCGTGGGTAGTATAATAATTAAGGAGATCGCACATTCGATCTCTCAAACAGACGGCTCAGACTGTCCGCAGAATAACATGAATCAAACGGCCTTATCTTCAGCAAGTGAAGACTCGCCCGTTCAGAAAGGCATGTTAAACCTCGACGAAACACGAGCGTTTCGCGACCAGGTCCTTTCTAAAACCGCACGCGGCCAGCAGTATACACAGGATTATTACGAGTACGCAGGTGAGATAACCAGGATGCTTGTCTTCAACCCAAGGCTGTTTTACCGCTCCAAGGAAGCGCTTTTAAGATACCAGCCGGTCGTGGGCTCCGTGCTTACTCGCGAACAAGCTAAGGCCGATCTAAAACAGCGTGGTGAAACGGCCGATCAAACGGCCTTGGAAGCCACCGTCGTTAATGACGCCGAACTGGACGATATTGACGAGTTGTTGGCGTCGCTCGCATCTGAGGCCAGCGCTCAACTACGTCAAAAAATAGACAATGCTCGACGCGACATCCGCGACCCGCAGGTCCACGCGGAGTTCGGCATTCGAATTGCCCACGGTGACAAGCGGGCGTTGCCGGACGAAGGTGGAAGGCTGACACGAGTGCTCGGAGCCTTATCGACCTTAAACTTTGGTGCGGCAGTGCAGTACCTCAACCCATTTGGCTCGTCGCCCACCGTTGCGGAAATAGCGCGTGGTGATAGATCGACGCCATCCCGACCGCCCCTCACCGGCGATGCTTATGGTCAGATCCCCCTTAGCTTCGAGGCGAATCGGGGCCAGATCGACCCGCAGGTCAAATACCTCTCACGCGGGATCGGCTATAGCCTGTACCTAACCCGCGACGAGGCCGTCATTGCAATGGGAGAGCAGCCGAGAGTTAACGGCAAGGCCGAACTCAGCAAGGTGGTCGCTGATCTTTCCAGTTCACGAGCCTCAGCTTCGTCAACGACGCTTCGTATGGGGCTAAAGGGTGCCAACCGCGCACCCCGTGTTGACGCAATCGGCGAGATGTCCGTTAAAAGCAACTACTTTATCGGCAATGACCCGGCCAACTGGCAAACCGGAATAGCGAATTACTCCGCCGTTGAATACAAGCAGATCTACAAGGGCGTGGACCTGGTCTATTACGGCAATCAGCAACAGCTCGAATATGACTTCAAAGTAGCACCCGGCGCCGATCCGAGACAGATCGCAATGGGATTCTCCGGGGCCGATAAGGTCGAACTTAGCGATTCGGGAGATCTCCTGCTCCACACTGATGGCCGTGAGGTGCGAATGCGTGCGCCCGTAACGTATCAGGAAAAAGGCGGAGTAAGACAGGAGATAACCAGCCGCTACATTCTGACGCAAAGTTCAAACCCCGAAGTGCAAGGTCCAGGGTCGGCGACTGTCGGGTTTGAGGTCGGGGCATACGATACGAAGCGACCGCTCGTGATCGACCCGGTGCTGGTTTACTCGACATACTTAGGCGGCAGCGGCGATGACAGTGCCAACAGCATAACCGTCGACTCCGCGGGCAATGCCTACGTGATCGGCTATACCGATTCGACCAATTTCCCGTTAGCCGGTGCAATGCAAACGACTTATGGGGGGAATCCGCAGGATATCTTCGTCTCGAAACTGAATCCCGCGGGTACAGCTCTTGTGTATTCAACTTATATCGGCGGCAGCGGCCAGGACAATGGCAGCGATATTGCCGTCGATGTGGCCGGCAATGCCTACATTACCGGATTTACCGGATCTACGAACTTTCCAACTGCCAACGCCTTACAACCGGGCCGCACGGGGCTATTCAACGCATTTGTGGCGAAACTGGATCCGACCGGTTCTCAACTGATCTATTCGACCTATTTCGGCGGTACCGTCGGTGAACAGGGCAGTTGTATCGCCGTGGACGCCGCCGGTAATGCTTATGTCGCTGGCGTCGCGTCATCGCCGGACTTTCCGAAACTTAATGCCTTCCAGTCACAATATGGCGGCGACCTTGCCGATGGATTCGTGACGAAGTTCAGCCCCGATGGAGGCCAGATCTTATATTCGACCTACCTCGGCGGCAGCGGGAACGATGGGGTAACGGGCATCGCCGTTGACACCACCGGTAACGCCTACGTAACCGGCGTCACATACTCGACAAATTTTCCAACGGCAAATCCGGTGCAGGGAACATACCGCGGCGGTTCCTTCGATGCGTTTGTTACAAAACTGAATCCAACCGGCAGCGCGCTGGTCTACTCGACTTATCGCGGCGGCTCGGACGAGGATCGAGGCTATCGTATCGCCGTCGATGGCTCAGGGAACGCCTATTTAGCGGGTCACACTTTGTCGGCGGACTTCCCTACAACCGCAGCGTTGCAGCCAACTTTAGGCGGCGCCAGCGATGCTTTTGTAAGCAAATTCGCCCCATCGGGGGCGGTAACGTATTCCACCTTTCTCGGCGGCAGCGGAGACGATGGAGCAACGGGAATCGCTATAAGCCCGGCTGGCGATGCCTACCTGACAGGTTTCACCAGCTCCACGAACTTCCCGCTGGCCGAACCGTCTCAGGCAATCTACGGCGGCGGTCTGTTTGATGCCTTCGTGTCGAGGTTGAACCCGGCCGGCTCCGCGCTCACATACTCCACCTATCTTGGCGGCGGCGGGTATGATACCGGTTTTGATATCGCGGTCGACGCGGTCGGGAGCAGTTATGTTTTCGGCAGAACGGCGTCTGCCAATTTTCCGACAATAGGCCTTCCAACCAACTAA
- a CDS encoding SAM-dependent methyltransferase, whose product MSENADKFLGTLAESLEKQTFVKLTLGNYKGPDDQLQKMLVRLVTTKKGTRLYFLYRGATRDTAKNYDLDTGIALIGDALDNGFRSAHLFTTEHDYQLELGKKGKSRLNVGKPTFTAAPAATHDRDKKEQVDPNSFYLRSLGITDDNGRVRDRDQHKWRQINKFVEVLASLVDKSELKDRKQLRIVDMGSGKGYLTFAAYDYFKNTRKVDVQMTGVDTKSELVELGNGIAAAAGFEGLNFVVGSIANYDVGDVDILIALHACNTATDDAIFKGITAKADLIVAAPCCHQEIRPQIKPPAMLRDILKHGVMLERTAETLTDGLRSLLLERSGYSTKLFEFVALEHTPKNNMLVGTRLKKPTEPEQFEQQIAEIKAFYGIEKQHLETLLKKSDPT is encoded by the coding sequence ATGTCAGAGAATGCAGATAAATTTTTAGGAACTCTTGCTGAGAGCCTGGAAAAACAGACTTTTGTTAAGTTGACCCTCGGCAATTATAAAGGCCCGGACGATCAACTGCAAAAAATGCTCGTCCGACTCGTCACGACCAAAAAAGGCACGCGGTTATACTTTCTTTATCGCGGAGCAACGCGCGATACGGCGAAAAACTACGATCTTGATACGGGGATCGCGTTGATCGGTGATGCTCTCGATAATGGCTTCCGCAGCGCTCATCTTTTCACCACTGAGCACGACTATCAGCTCGAACTCGGGAAAAAGGGTAAGTCGCGGCTAAATGTTGGCAAGCCGACGTTTACGGCGGCTCCGGCGGCAACGCATGATCGCGATAAAAAAGAGCAGGTCGACCCGAACAGCTTTTATCTTCGCTCGCTCGGCATCACCGATGACAACGGCCGCGTTCGTGATCGTGACCAGCATAAATGGCGGCAGATAAACAAGTTCGTCGAGGTGCTCGCGAGCCTCGTCGACAAATCGGAACTGAAAGACCGCAAACAGCTTCGCATCGTCGATATGGGCTCGGGCAAAGGCTATCTGACCTTTGCGGCGTACGATTATTTCAAGAATACGCGAAAAGTCGATGTGCAAATGACCGGCGTCGATACCAAGAGCGAACTCGTCGAACTTGGAAACGGGATCGCGGCAGCCGCCGGCTTTGAAGGGCTCAATTTTGTGGTCGGCAGCATCGCTAACTATGACGTTGGCGATGTTGATATCCTCATCGCGCTTCACGCCTGCAACACGGCGACGGACGACGCTATTTTCAAAGGGATAACGGCCAAAGCCGATCTCATCGTCGCCGCTCCGTGCTGCCATCAGGAGATCCGCCCGCAAATAAAACCGCCCGCGATGCTTCGCGATATCCTCAAACACGGTGTCATGCTCGAACGCACCGCCGAAACCCTGACCGACGGCCTGCGTTCTCTCCTACTCGAACGCAGCGGCTACTCGACCAAACTCTTCGAATTCGTCGCCCTCGAACACACCCCAAAAAACAACATGCTCGTCGGCACCCGCTTGAAAAAGCCAACGGAGCCCGAGCAATTTGAACAGCAGATCGCCGAGATCAAAGCGTTTTACGGCATAGAAAAACAGCATCTCGAAACGCTTCTGAAAAAATCTGATCCAACGTAG
- a CDS encoding VOC family protein, which produces MKNLFHLAFPVNDLNAAREFYGGLLGCEEGRSSEHWIDFNLYGHQIVAHLAPDAGIKASNEVDSDHVPVPHFGIVMEMDKWHELAERLRASDVKFVIEPKVRFAGEVGEQATMFFLDPSGNALEFKAFNDFSQVFAK; this is translated from the coding sequence ATGAAAAACTTATTTCACCTCGCCTTTCCGGTCAACGATCTTAACGCTGCACGCGAGTTTTACGGCGGCCTGCTTGGCTGCGAAGAGGGCCGCAGCTCGGAGCATTGGATCGATTTTAACCTCTACGGCCACCAGATCGTCGCACATCTCGCTCCTGATGCCGGCATTAAGGCTTCGAATGAGGTCGATTCCGATCACGTGCCGGTCCCGCATTTTGGGATCGTGATGGAGATGGATAAATGGCACGAATTGGCGGAACGTCTGCGTGCAAGCGACGTGAAATTTGTGATCGAACCGAAGGTCCGCTTCGCTGGCGAGGTCGGCGAACAGGCGACGATGTTCTTCCTCGACCCGAGCGGGAACGCTTTGGAATTTAAGGCGTTCAACGATTTTTCGCAAGTGTTCGCGAAGTAG
- a CDS encoding polysaccharide deacetylase family protein, giving the protein MKFIGMIFVAAMAAISISGQPTNRTVAITIDDLPVVSTRSDLKNRQQITKKLIGHITKAKVPAIAFVNENKLYAGDKRDEKQIDLLRMWLVAGLELGNHTFSHRSLNQIPIADYEADLMKGETITKELLGEKGREIRFFRHPFLQTGRTLETKAQFDAFLSEHGYRIAPITFDNADYIFSRAYDVAFDKNDKKLMKQVGNAYVPYMEKKLEYWERQSMKLFGREMSQTLLIHANFINSDYFDDLAAMFKRRAYKFVDLETALKDDAYRLPDKFTGGAGISWLHRWALDRGRENVLPDEPMVPEFVLKLSGFESE; this is encoded by the coding sequence ATGAAGTTTATTGGAATGATCTTTGTCGCGGCGATGGCCGCGATTTCAATTTCCGGACAGCCGACGAATCGCACCGTGGCGATCACCATCGACGATCTGCCTGTCGTCTCGACGCGGAGCGATCTGAAGAACCGTCAACAGATCACTAAAAAGCTGATCGGACACATCACCAAAGCTAAGGTTCCGGCAATCGCGTTCGTAAATGAGAACAAGCTTTATGCAGGCGATAAGCGTGACGAAAAGCAGATCGATCTCCTGCGAATGTGGCTCGTAGCCGGACTTGAGCTTGGAAATCACACGTTTTCACATCGCAGTCTAAATCAGATCCCGATTGCCGACTACGAGGCGGATCTCATGAAAGGCGAGACGATCACGAAAGAACTTCTAGGGGAAAAAGGCCGCGAGATCCGATTTTTTCGCCATCCATTTTTGCAGACGGGACGGACGCTCGAGACCAAGGCTCAGTTCGATGCATTTTTGAGCGAGCACGGCTATCGGATCGCCCCGATCACGTTCGACAACGCCGATTACATTTTCTCGCGGGCTTACGATGTAGCCTTCGATAAAAACGACAAAAAACTGATGAAGCAGGTAGGAAACGCGTACGTTCCTTACATGGAAAAGAAGCTGGAATATTGGGAAAGGCAGTCGATGAAGCTATTCGGCAGGGAAATGAGCCAGACTTTGCTGATTCACGCGAATTTTATTAACTCGGATTATTTTGACGATCTGGCCGCGATGTTTAAGCGACGCGCCTACAAATTCGTCGATCTTGAAACTGCTCTCAAAGACGACGCCTACCGCCTACCTGACAAATTCACGGGCGGAGCGGGAATCTCGTGGCTCCACCGCTGGGCTTTAGATCGCGGCCGTGAAAATGTGTTGCCGGATGAGCCGATGGTTCCCGAGTTTGTATTGAAACTATCGGGTTTTGAATCGGAGTGA
- a CDS encoding aldehyde dehydrogenase (NADP(+)): MEITLTGRSIIGSARGNEGGKTFRAFNPQTGEAVEPSFHSASLEELNRAAELAEQARIPYSRLSGKERAKFLRAIADNIETLGDTLIERATLETALPNARFVGERGRTCGQLRMFADLLDEGSWVDARIDHAIPDRQPIPKPDVRSMLRSLGTVAVFCASNFPLAYSVAGGDTASALAAGCPVIVIAHTAHPGTAELVGSAIAKAVTDCGMPEGVFSLLFSDGYEIGQGLVKHPSIKAVGFTGSRRGGRALMDIAAARSEPIPVYTEMSSVNPTFFLPSAIEKRGEALASGLHASVTGGVGQFCTKPGLVFLSQTSERSGFISNFKSQISNTVPAPLLTGGIQKAYDEASNPRKSEVDQFTENLSTELNGFDVNPSVFEASATEFLTKPELSDEIFGPTTLLVNADNKEDLLAIARSLEGQLTASVHGDEIDLAEYADLIAILETKVGRLIFNGFSTGVEVCPSMVHGGPYPATSDSRSTAVGSRAITRFARLVCFQNFPDASLPEELKDANPLGIWRIVDGEFGK, translated from the coding sequence ATGGAAATCACACTCACAGGAAGATCGATCATTGGTTCAGCCCGCGGCAACGAAGGCGGCAAGACTTTTCGTGCCTTCAACCCGCAAACCGGCGAGGCAGTCGAGCCGTCGTTCCACTCAGCCTCGCTCGAGGAACTAAACCGTGCCGCCGAACTCGCCGAACAAGCTCGAATTCCCTACAGCCGCCTTTCTGGAAAAGAGCGTGCGAAATTCCTGCGGGCGATAGCGGACAATATCGAGACTCTCGGCGACACGCTGATCGAACGTGCAACTCTTGAAACCGCATTGCCAAATGCCCGGTTCGTCGGTGAACGCGGCCGTACATGCGGCCAACTCCGAATGTTTGCCGATCTGCTCGACGAAGGCTCCTGGGTCGATGCCCGTATCGATCATGCGATCCCCGATCGCCAGCCGATACCAAAGCCCGACGTACGATCGATGCTTCGTTCACTTGGCACGGTCGCGGTCTTTTGTGCGAGCAATTTCCCGCTCGCTTATTCAGTTGCAGGCGGCGATACAGCATCGGCACTCGCCGCCGGCTGCCCCGTCATCGTCATCGCCCACACCGCTCATCCGGGAACCGCTGAACTAGTAGGCTCCGCGATCGCCAAAGCAGTAACCGATTGCGGCATGCCCGAAGGCGTGTTTAGTCTCCTGTTTTCAGACGGTTACGAGATCGGCCAAGGTCTCGTCAAACATCCGTCGATCAAAGCGGTCGGCTTCACGGGTTCGCGTCGCGGAGGCCGTGCGCTCATGGACATCGCCGCCGCCCGCTCAGAACCAATTCCCGTTTACACCGAAATGAGCTCGGTCAACCCCACATTCTTCCTGCCAAGCGCGATCGAAAAACGCGGCGAGGCTCTTGCAAGCGGCCTCCACGCGTCGGTCACCGGCGGGGTTGGGCAATTTTGCACAAAACCAGGACTCGTGTTTCTATCACAAACGTCTGAAAGATCAGGGTTTATCTCAAATTTCAAATCTCAAATTTCAAATACCGTACCTGCTCCGCTACTGACCGGAGGAATACAAAAGGCCTACGACGAAGCCAGCAACCCGCGGAAAAGCGAGGTCGATCAATTTACCGAAAATCTGTCGACCGAACTGAACGGCTTCGACGTAAATCCGTCTGTTTTTGAAGCGTCTGCGACGGAATTCTTGACCAAACCTGAACTCAGCGATGAAATATTCGGCCCGACGACTCTGCTTGTAAATGCAGATAATAAGGAAGATCTTCTCGCGATCGCACGTTCGCTCGAAGGGCAATTGACCGCTTCCGTTCATGGCGATGAAATCGACCTCGCTGAATACGCTGATCTCATCGCTATCCTCGAAACCAAGGTCGGCCGCTTGATATTCAACGGTTTTTCAACCGGCGTTGAGGTTTGCCCATCCATGGTCCACGGCGGGCCGTACCCGGCGACGTCGGATTCGCGTTCGACGGCGGTCGGTTCGCGGGCGATCACGCGGTTTGCACGATTAGTTTGTTTTCAGAATTTTCCTGACGCGTCATTGCCCGAGGAATTGAAGGACGCAAATCCGCTCGGGATCTGGCGTATAGTAGACGGGGAATTTGGGAAATAG